The genomic window tattttgttCCACACAAATGCACGATacactttacaatgaatttCAATATTGTGTTATGAACAGAGATTTGAAACTGGATAACTTGCTGATGGACGCTGATGGGTTTATCAAAATCACAGACTTTGGACTTTGTAAAGAGGGTAAGATAACATTTTAGGGTGTGACTAACTCAACCAAAAATGAACTGTCAGTAATAATAGGCTTCTGTGATATCAGTATTTGAATTCACTTGTTAAAGTGTTTTCTCACATTTGTTCCGACAGGAATGGGCCATGGTGACCGAACCTCAACATTCTGTGGAACACCAGAATTCCTGGCCCCTGAGGTCCTCACTGATGACAACTACACACGGGCGGTGGACTGGTGGGGGATGGGCGTCCTTATCTTTGAGATGCTCGTGGGAGAGGTTAGTCACCTGCACCAAATGCACACCACACTTTCGTAGCGGAAATACATAATTGGAATCATCTATAAACAACCACCCTTCCACATCTCTGTCCGGTCTATGCGGTCTTCAGTGTTGCATGTACAATAAAGATAAGTATTATATAGTATAAATACCTTTATTGTTAGGACATGTGAAGTAGAACATGCAGCTTAGGGAGTACAATAATCCAAAGtggtatgtctctctcttcacaatTTCGGTCAGTCTCCATTCCCAGgtgaagatgaagaggaggttTTTGACAGCATTGTTAATGATGATGTACAGTATCCTAGCTGCCTCTCTCCAGACTCAGCCTCCATCATCCAGAAGGTAATGGGATTCATCTACCCCACTTAtctactctctcttttctcataAAGTCTTGTTTTTGTCTCTTACTTGAGCTGTTGAACTGTTCAGCTGCTCAAAAAGAACCCACTGAAAAGactaggaggaggagaagaggatgcAACTGAGGTTAAGGGGGAGAAATTCTTCAAGGTAATTTAATATCTCACTGTGTTGAGTTTGCCTTGCTGTGAGTGCATGCCTTGTTTTCTAATCTAACAATATCATTCAAAACAATTTCACAGACGATAGACTGGGATGCCTTGCTCGCGAAGAAAGTGAAACCCCCGTTCCTGCCATTGATCAAGGCGTCCATGGACGTTAGCAACTTTGACAAGGAGTTCACAAAACTCCAGCcagtcctgtctccccctcctgtgtcCTGCAGCCTCTCCTCAGAACAGCAGCAGGCCTTCGTAGACTTTGACTTCTCTACCCTGCATGGATGAGGATGTCAGACACCAGGGAGACTGAAAGGTCATCAAACTTCTGCATGAGCTGTTCCGTAGCACACAACCATTACTGATAACAACTAAATGCTCTGTGTTTGTATTCAGGTAACAGACGAGGCAGACTGGCAGTCTTCAGAAGCCATCATCCCCAAAAACCAAACAGAGAATACTTTCAGGATTGTAACCCTTTATATTTGGAGCGAGTCGGGACAGCCTGACTCCGTGACTGTTCcaatgtgctatagtatttaatGCTATGGTATTTATTTTGGAATGGATTTTTGTCTAATGACAATGGATACCAtctacaaacacaaaaacaattgtTGGAATCCAGGGACAGAATCCAAGCATGCTTTGTGGCCTTTGCTTATGTTGCCATTGCCTGATAACAGTTTCCTTCTTAAGGTACATGCTGCCATTTCTATGCATCACTGTGAGAGGCTTTGCCCACTGCCTTGACAAAGCAAATGAAAAAAGCTATTTTATTCCTGTTACATCTCCTTTATATAAATATTGTTAAATGTGAAGATGCAATGTCTATACTTATATATTTGTTCCAATAACTTCCTCAATGACATTTGTGAATTTAAGATTTTCTTTAAAAAGTGCATGGCACACTTATGAATTTGTGCACTTAGTCTAAGACTGTGTAGTCATAAGCCACAAGATAAGCCATTTATGATACAGCCATAAATATGAATTAAATAGTGCTTTGACTATAGCAATGCTTTCAAAGTTATGCAATAACAGTGATAATGTAAAGAagcttttgtgtgtttgttttgaaatTCAACAGTTCAATATGGTTACTGTTGATTACAATGCATTACAGTATGAATGTATGTGGACTACCACAACcaggaatgtatgtgtgtgacagaaataTGTATCCATGAGAATCAGATGTATGTCACTGTGTCCTAAATCAAAAATGTGACTTCAGTCTATGTCTAGTTGTTTCATTACCTCTAAACAAAGTTTGTACATATAAATCTATCATCTTACCACCAAATGTGGCAAAACacattcaataaataaataatgcaaATTAATGGAATATCCTGTTTTACTGTGACTCTTGTGTCAATACAAAACACGGCTTTATAATTTACAATAGATAACAAAGAAAAAGATGTAAAAAAGGTACAAATCTAAGGATTAAATGGGTAACACAATGGTTAAAAATCAATTTGATTAGAGTTTTTAACGTAATCAGCGCAACACAACAGTTGACCTACACACTGTCACTATCTGAGAGCACCAAATGTATCACCCAGTATAATCACAACACACCGTCATGTTCAACAGTACGAGTCAGACATAACTGTGGCTCCCTCTGTAGTACACCTGCTCCCAGACGACTGTCCGGCACAAGCAGAAGAAGTCCCACAGATTACAGAAAAGGCCCCGATCAAAAGGGTTCTCCTCATCGCTGCAGCTCTTTAGATAGGAGATTCTGTGTCGAGACATGAATTCCCAAGTGGTAGCGCTGACAGAGACCAGATACAAGTGGCAGCACATGAGGACGACCACCACCAAAGAGAAAACACCTATAAGACCCAGCGAAGCCAGCAGGAAGCCATTTACTCTGAACCACACCTTCCATGTGTCAGTAAAAGAGATGCCCGACCTGCAAGACATGGACGTCCAGTATCAGAAACCAAACAAAGACTGTGTGGGTATTCTATGAGTCGGATCAAATATTCACCCACACTTACCATGCTATCTGAAGGGCCCAGAGTAAAACCACCAGCTGCACTGTCAGATATATGATGAACCAGCGGTGGTTCCTTTCCCCAACACAATTGTCGATCCAAGGACAGTGATGATCAAACCGACGCACACAGTGTTTACAGGTATGGCAGTGCTTGGCCCTCATAGGTTGCTGCTtgaaagaaaaggaagagaaCACAGTACAGTACTCACAATTACAGCAATTTGTAATGATGGTATCATTTATTTGATCGGAGGACACACCATGATGGTGTATTGGTCTCAACTGGCTACAGTACCTGGAAAAGACAGTATCCACAACGGCGTAATCGAGGAGTGGTGCTATCAGGCATCATCTCCTCCAACTCTTCACTTACAGCCTGAGGACACTGGTAACACATGTTATTGTATGTCTGTAATTGCCATAAGTAATAGATCAGACTTAGATTAAAGTTATAGCTGCCTAATATAGTTAAATGTTTATCGTACCTTAATACTGTCAGAGAGGACAAATCCCGGGTCCATTAAAGACACGGTGAAGTACAGCATTACTGACAGCAAAACCAGCAAGGAGAACACCACTGGCTGCGTCAAATCACCCTTCTCCTCTTGTCTTCTCAAGTCTAGCAGGGCAAGAGATAACTAGGTTTACTTTATCTACTTAGAACACAACCTTTTCTGACAATTACATACAGAAGTGTGTAGCTTGATAAGTGTTGGTCTTAGGAAGCCAAACTACAAAACAAGCTACTACGTGTAACGAGGTTAGCTTGTGTCATATTTCGGTTTACCTGTGTTATGTAGGAATAGAATCAAAGTAATAACCCATGTCAGGACAACATGTGTGGTCCTAATTAGATGACCAGATCgaaaaatgttttttaacaTCGTTGCATGGTCGAATCTAACTTGCAAGCTAGATATACAATAGCGAACCACTTGCTTTGCCTTGCAGCGCTTACAAACACTTCCTGGAATGATCACATGTTTGGCCTAGCCAATAAAAATTCAGCCATTTGATATATTCAACCGAGCAGGGCACAGGGTACACGTTCTGAATTCCAAGGTGAGGCAGTTATTAATAAAACGGACACGGCCATGTCCTTCGTTCCTCAACAGTTTTCAATCTAATTTCCTCGTGGTGTCCCGAAAATATCTATATAAAATTAATTAACTCCTCAGAAATTAATAAACATAAGCCACAAGTATTTGAATATTTTGCATTTATTTGAAACAAaagtataataaaaaaaaacaataaaaatgtattttgaaaagtTAGGAATCCTACCAACTTTTAAAGTTAAAGAATTACATTCATAAAGGTGTCTCCAGAATTTGATTAAAGTGCATTCG from Osmerus eperlanus chromosome 28, fOsmEpe2.1, whole genome shotgun sequence includes these protein-coding regions:
- the zdhhc12a gene encoding palmitoyltransferase ZDHHC12-A isoform X1 — encoded protein: MLKNIFRSGHLIRTTHVVLTWVITLILFLHNTDLRRQEEKGDLTQPVVFSLLVLLSVMLYFTVSLMDPGFVLSDSIKTYNNMCYQCPQAVSEELEEMMPDSTTPRLRRCGYCLFQQPMRAKHCHTCKHCVRRFDHHCPWIDNCVGERNHRWFIIYLTVQLVVLLWALQIAWSGISFTDTWKVWFRVNGFLLASLGLIGVFSLVVVVLMCCHLYLVSVSATTWEFMSRHRISYLKSCSDEENPFDRGLFCNLWDFFCLCRTVVWEQVYYRGSHSYV
- the zdhhc12a gene encoding palmitoyltransferase ZDHHC12-A isoform X2; this translates as MLKNIFRSGHLIRTTHVVLTWVITLILFLHNTDLRRQEEKGDLTQPVVFSLLVLLSVMLYFTVSLMDPGFVLSDSIKCPQAVSEELEEMMPDSTTPRLRRCGYCLFQQPMRAKHCHTCKHCVRRFDHHCPWIDNCVGERNHRWFIIYLTVQLVVLLWALQIAWSGISFTDTWKVWFRVNGFLLASLGLIGVFSLVVVVLMCCHLYLVSVSATTWEFMSRHRISYLKSCSDEENPFDRGLFCNLWDFFCLCRTVVWEQVYYRGSHSYV